In Campylobacter concisus, the following are encoded in one genomic region:
- the pepT gene encoding peptidase T, translating into MDIVERFLNYTKFNTTTNKENGLKGVMPSNPTEYELALFLKEELSSLGIKDIILQDNAILIAKIPANCENAPSIAFFGHLDTSSEQKNDTKAKIVKYAGGDICLNEEQGIYLKFSDNPELKKYVGDEIVVTDGTSLLGADDKAAIASIVNMASYFMQNPDVKHGKIVICFVPDEEQGLLGAKALDVNLLGADFGYCLDCCEIGELIYENWNAADCTMVFKGVSAHPMNAKGKLVNSLLLAHKFISLLPGGEVPECTEGKEGYFWVKELSGNSTKTTLKIDIREFDEPKFQKRLEFLSDMANSFNKIYGECCEITLTTRYENVFKFLKDENSLPIKLAKDAFSELNIMPNIKPMRGGYDGAAISAKGVPTLNLFTGANNFHSIYEYLPVSSLKASSEVIKKIIINAAK; encoded by the coding sequence ATGGATATCGTAGAGAGATTTTTAAACTATACGAAATTTAACACCACAACAAATAAAGAAAATGGGCTAAAAGGTGTCATGCCTTCTAACCCAACCGAGTATGAGCTGGCTCTTTTTTTAAAAGAAGAGCTTAGCTCACTAGGTATAAAAGATATCATTTTGCAAGACAATGCTATCTTGATAGCAAAAATTCCTGCAAACTGCGAAAATGCTCCAAGTATCGCCTTCTTTGGGCACTTAGATACAAGTAGTGAGCAAAAAAATGATACCAAAGCTAAAATCGTAAAATACGCAGGTGGCGACATCTGCCTAAACGAAGAGCAGGGAATTTATCTAAAATTTAGCGATAATCCAGAGCTTAAAAAATACGTTGGCGATGAGATAGTCGTGACTGACGGCACTAGTTTGCTTGGAGCTGATGATAAGGCTGCGATTGCTAGCATCGTAAATATGGCTAGCTACTTTATGCAAAATCCTGATGTAAAGCACGGCAAGATCGTGATCTGCTTCGTGCCTGATGAGGAGCAGGGCTTGCTTGGCGCAAAAGCACTTGATGTAAATTTGCTTGGAGCTGATTTTGGTTACTGCTTAGACTGCTGCGAGATAGGCGAGCTCATATATGAAAACTGGAACGCGGCTGATTGCACGATGGTCTTTAAAGGTGTTTCGGCTCATCCGATGAATGCAAAGGGTAAGCTTGTAAATTCGCTACTTCTAGCACATAAATTTATCTCGCTCTTGCCAGGTGGCGAAGTGCCAGAGTGCACCGAGGGCAAAGAGGGCTACTTCTGGGTAAAAGAGCTTAGCGGAAATAGCACAAAAACGACGCTCAAGATCGACATAAGAGAATTTGACGAGCCTAAATTTCAAAAAAGACTCGAGTTTTTAAGTGATATGGCAAATTCTTTTAATAAAATTTATGGAGAGTGCTGTGAGATCACGCTAACAACACGCTATGAAAATGTATTTAAATTTTTAAAAGATGAAAATTCGCTCCCGATAAAACTTGCAAAAGATGCCTTTAGTGAGCTAAATATCATGCCAAATATAAAGCCGATGCGTGGCGGATACGACGGTGCTGCGATCTCTGCAAAAGGCGTGCCAACGCTAAATTTATTCACAGGAGCAAACAACTTTCACTCTATCTATGAGTACCTGCCAGTTAGCAGCCTAAAAGCCTCAAGCGAAGTGATCAAAAAAATCATAATTAACGCTGCTAAATAA
- a CDS encoding amidohydrolase, with protein sequence MDKIANLALSLKDELIKDRRYFHSHPETGWFTFFTTAVLAKRLSDLGYEISLGDKVVKADARLGLGSKEQCEKAIERAKKLLGPEEAKYLSYMKDGLTGLTAFIDTKRPGKFTAFRFDIDSVDVTESDEPTHRPYKEGFGADIAGITHACGHDGHMSIGLGVAKLIAENLDEFNGKFKFIFQTAEEGTRGAVAMEAAGVLDGIEYLLGGHIGFQAKINRGIICGTNKLLATSKFDVHITGRSAHAAGAPQDGANALLAASQMALSMHGITRHAKGVTRINVGVLKAGEGRNVIAPNGYLACETRGEDTNLNDFMYEKCMDIVKGVSEIYGVESKVVKTGGTNGADSDKEVTEIFYEAAKQSPFIDDDKIVKELDFGACEDFAHFMRALQDRGAKSGYMMIGTNLKAGHHNCKFDFDEECLVAGVDVYLRSAYKLNGVKK encoded by the coding sequence ATGGATAAGATAGCAAATTTGGCTCTTTCTTTAAAAGATGAGCTGATCAAGGATCGCAGGTATTTTCACTCGCATCCAGAGACTGGCTGGTTTACATTTTTTACAACCGCTGTATTAGCAAAGAGGCTTAGTGACCTTGGTTATGAAATAAGCCTTGGTGACAAGGTGGTTAAAGCGGATGCAAGGCTTGGCCTTGGCTCAAAAGAGCAATGCGAAAAAGCAATAGAAAGAGCTAAAAAGCTTCTAGGTCCTGAAGAAGCAAAATATCTTTCTTATATGAAAGATGGCTTAACTGGCCTAACAGCTTTTATCGACACAAAAAGGCCTGGTAAATTTACAGCATTTAGATTTGACATTGATAGTGTTGATGTGACAGAGAGCGACGAGCCTACTCATAGACCTTATAAAGAGGGTTTTGGTGCAGACATCGCTGGTATCACGCATGCTTGTGGGCATGATGGTCACATGTCAATAGGTCTTGGTGTGGCAAAACTTATAGCTGAAAATTTAGATGAATTTAACGGTAAATTTAAATTTATATTCCAAACAGCAGAAGAGGGCACAAGAGGAGCTGTGGCTATGGAAGCTGCTGGTGTGCTTGATGGCATTGAGTACCTACTTGGCGGACACATCGGCTTTCAAGCAAAAATCAATAGAGGCATCATCTGTGGGACAAATAAGCTACTTGCAACTTCAAAATTTGACGTACATATCACTGGTCGTTCAGCTCACGCAGCAGGTGCACCACAAGATGGCGCAAATGCCCTTTTAGCCGCATCTCAAATGGCACTAAGCATGCATGGTATCACAAGACATGCAAAAGGCGTGACTAGGATAAACGTAGGCGTTTTAAAAGCAGGTGAAGGCAGAAACGTCATCGCACCAAATGGCTATCTAGCTTGCGAAACAAGAGGTGAAGATACAAATTTAAATGATTTTATGTATGAAAAATGTATGGATATTGTTAAAGGCGTGAGTGAAATTTATGGAGTAGAGAGTAAAGTCGTAAAAACTGGCGGTACAAACGGAGCCGATAGCGACAAAGAAGTAACTGAAATTTTCTATGAAGCTGCAAAGCAAAGTCCATTTATAGACGACGACAAGATCGTAAAAGAGCTTGATTTTGGTGCTTGTGAAGATTTTGCTCATTTTATGAGAGCTTTACAAGACAGAGGCGCAAAGAGCGGCTATATGATGATAGGAACAAATTTAAAAGCAGGCCATCACAACTGCAAATTTGACTTTGATGAGGAGTGCTTGGTAGCTGGAGTTGATGTCTATCTAAGATCTGCTTACAAACTAAATGGAGTAAAAAAATGA
- the dcuC gene encoding C4-dicarboxylate transporter DcuC, protein METFKLIAAILGIAAVVALLVLKKETRTVLIGVGLVLCIIALKPMGALSAFTDYMTKAGLIKAICASMGFAFVMKYTMCDKHLVALLTKPLKNVGFILIPATTVLTYFINIAIPSAAGCSAAVGATLIPLLMASGIRPAMAGAAVFAGTFGGVLSPGSAHNVYVADLVKKTVEGYTVQDVIKVQIPSAFTALVIVVIALVIVAILLKDYQKNTNFTLENSNTSEEKPLFKVNFIYAIMPLVPLVILVIGGTSLAKDYSFLAWTKMGVAEAMILGAIIAIFATLTNPQKITKEFFNGMGHAYADVMGIIIAAGVFVAGLKACGAVDVVIAWLKTDQSYVKFGGTFVPFIMGIVTGSGDAATFAFNEAVTTNAAALGFEQDKLGMAAAIAGALGRSASPIAGAAIVCAGIAMVSPVEIAKRTFLGMFISVVAIAFFVI, encoded by the coding sequence ATGGAAACATTTAAGCTAATTGCTGCCATTCTTGGCATCGCAGCTGTTGTGGCACTTCTTGTCTTAAAAAAAGAGACAAGAACGGTGTTAATAGGTGTTGGTTTGGTGCTTTGTATAATCGCACTAAAACCGATGGGAGCATTAAGTGCTTTTACTGACTATATGACTAAAGCAGGGCTTATAAAGGCGATTTGTGCAAGTATGGGTTTTGCCTTTGTTATGAAATACACGATGTGCGATAAACACCTTGTTGCGCTTCTTACAAAGCCACTTAAAAATGTGGGCTTTATCTTGATCCCTGCAACAACCGTGCTAACTTATTTTATAAATATCGCTATCCCTTCAGCTGCAGGATGCTCCGCTGCTGTTGGTGCAACGCTTATACCACTTCTAATGGCCTCAGGTATCCGCCCAGCTATGGCTGGTGCTGCTGTTTTTGCAGGGACATTTGGTGGAGTTTTAAGCCCAGGATCGGCTCACAACGTCTATGTGGCTGATCTTGTTAAAAAGACGGTTGAGGGCTACACAGTTCAAGATGTCATAAAAGTGCAAATTCCAAGTGCATTTACTGCTCTTGTTATCGTAGTGATCGCATTAGTTATTGTTGCGATACTACTTAAAGACTATCAAAAAAATACAAATTTCACTCTTGAAAATAGTAACACTAGCGAAGAGAAACCACTATTTAAAGTAAATTTCATCTATGCTATTATGCCTCTAGTTCCACTTGTTATCTTGGTTATTGGCGGAACAAGCCTTGCAAAGGATTATAGCTTTCTTGCATGGACAAAGATGGGCGTTGCTGAGGCGATGATACTAGGTGCTATCATAGCTATCTTTGCTACGCTTACAAATCCGCAAAAGATCACAAAAGAATTTTTTAACGGAATGGGCCACGCTTATGCTGATGTTATGGGTATCATCATCGCAGCTGGTGTCTTTGTCGCTGGTTTAAAGGCATGTGGAGCCGTTGATGTGGTCATTGCGTGGCTAAAAACAGATCAAAGTTACGTTAAATTTGGCGGGACGTTTGTGCCATTTATCATGGGTATAGTTACAGGTTCAGGCGATGCCGCTACATTTGCATTTAACGAAGCTGTCACAACAAATGCCGCTGCACTTGGTTTTGAGCAAGATAAGCTTGGTATGGCTGCAGCTATTGCTGGTGCTTTAGGTAGATCAGCTTCTCCGATCGCTGGTGCTGCTATCGTTTGTGCAGGCATTGCGATGGTTAGTCCAGTTGAAATCGCTAAAAGAACATTTTTAGGTATGTTTATCTCTGTTGTAGCGATCGCATTTTTCGTCATCTAA
- the dnaG gene encoding DNA primase: MIDPKSIEKLKNQIDIVDIIEHFVPVKKMGANYKCVCPFHDDKNPSMSISQSKQIFHCFACKAGGDAIKFVMDYEKLTYPEAIERIASLVNFSLEYTSDKLPTQKENKHILEKANAFYRSEFFKHEAAVRYIYSRGINDAMIEKFELGWAGDSASTIRLLQNENIEPKEALEVGIVKQNEKGIYASFIERITFPIYAHTAKLVGFGGRTISDHPAKYVNSPQSIVFDKSKLLYGYHLARQSIFEKKQIIITEGYLDVIMLHFAGFTNAVAVLGTALTTNHLPLLKRGEISVVLCFDGDSAGINAAIKSSRLLVQNEIDGSVVIIKDGADPADMVFAGRSDELKEMFGSGTELGEFYIEQIVKKYDITRPVQKQKCLEEIVEFTNSLKPIIAKSYELLVSNLLKIELNTFSLHGQRYINRQDQNFTNAATTNKQMAQKKDKTDILEFSVLKSMLANKNYETIVLNELEEKFFLHHKDYFQAVLLPNIEDNAVLVREIYVDESSNVASSEESLKEAILKLKLKYYEKFREDTRKSQKPNKIEIMQKISEIIKGLHNKLQKN, encoded by the coding sequence ATGATAGATCCAAAATCCATTGAAAAGCTTAAAAATCAAATCGATATCGTTGACATTATAGAGCACTTTGTGCCAGTCAAAAAAATGGGAGCAAACTACAAATGCGTTTGTCCATTTCATGACGACAAAAATCCTAGTATGAGCATAAGTCAAAGTAAGCAAATTTTTCACTGTTTTGCTTGTAAGGCTGGCGGAGATGCGATTAAATTTGTGATGGATTATGAGAAACTTACCTATCCAGAAGCTATCGAAAGAATAGCTAGCCTTGTAAATTTTAGCCTTGAATACACAAGCGATAAACTTCCCACACAAAAAGAAAATAAGCATATTTTAGAAAAGGCAAATGCCTTTTATAGGAGCGAATTTTTCAAGCATGAAGCCGCTGTGAGATATATCTATTCTCGTGGCATAAATGATGCGATGATAGAGAAATTTGAGCTTGGCTGGGCTGGGGATAGCGCTAGTACTATCAGGCTTTTACAAAATGAAAATATCGAGCCAAAAGAGGCGCTTGAAGTTGGAATCGTAAAGCAAAACGAGAAGGGAATTTATGCTAGTTTTATCGAGCGTATCACATTTCCAATATATGCGCACACGGCAAAATTAGTTGGCTTTGGCGGTAGAACGATCTCAGATCATCCTGCAAAATATGTAAATTCTCCACAAAGCATAGTTTTTGACAAGTCAAAGCTGCTTTACGGCTATCATTTAGCTAGACAAAGTATTTTTGAAAAGAAGCAGATTATCATCACAGAGGGATATTTGGATGTTATCATGCTGCACTTTGCTGGCTTTACAAACGCCGTTGCCGTGCTTGGAACCGCACTTACGACTAATCACTTGCCACTTTTAAAAAGAGGAGAGATAAGCGTAGTGCTTTGTTTTGATGGTGACTCGGCTGGTATAAATGCTGCTATAAAATCATCTCGTCTTTTGGTTCAAAACGAAATAGATGGAAGCGTTGTAATTATAAAAGATGGTGCAGACCCTGCGGATATGGTATTTGCAGGTAGAAGCGATGAGCTAAAAGAGATGTTTGGCTCAGGGACTGAGCTTGGCGAGTTTTATATCGAGCAAATTGTAAAAAAATATGATATTACGCGTCCAGTGCAAAAGCAAAAATGTTTAGAAGAGATAGTGGAATTTACAAATTCTCTAAAGCCAATAATCGCAAAAAGTTACGAATTACTGGTCTCAAATTTACTCAAAATAGAGCTAAATACTTTTAGTCTTCATGGACAAAGATATATAAATAGACAAGATCAAAATTTTACAAATGCTGCAACAACAAATAAACAAATGGCTCAAAAAAAGGATAAAACTGATATTTTAGAATTTAGCGTTTTAAAGAGCATGCTTGCAAATAAAAATTACGAAACTATTGTTTTGAACGAGCTTGAGGAGAAATTCTTCTTGCACCATAAAGATTATTTTCAAGCTGTTTTATTGCCAAATATTGAAGATAATGCGGTGCTTGTTAGAGAAATTTATGTTGATGAAAGCTCAAATGTAGCTTCTAGTGAAGAGAGCCTTAAAGAGGCCATTTTAAAGCTAAAACTAAAATACTATGAGAAGTTTCGCGAAGATACTAGAAAATCACAAAAACCAAATAAAATCGAAATAATGCAAAAAATTTCAGAGATTATTAAAGGCTTACACAACAAACTACAAAAAAATTAG
- the pepE gene encoding dipeptidase PepE: MKNALLISASSYQDTGYLRHCKNWVKEFLGECGKEEILFIPYAGVRRTNDEYEQKVQECLNSKNIKSIHRYEDKISAIKNAKSIAVGGGNTFMLLHMLYKLNLIEPIKEAVANGAKYFGWSAGANIAGKTMMTTNDMPIIMPKSFDSLNIFPYQINPHFISGKLAGHNGESREERLEEFLIANPKETIYALPEGTALVIRGNEVEVIGHSDILKLEYKKEIEKIAIKTKFKI; encoded by the coding sequence ATGAAAAACGCTTTACTAATCAGTGCTTCAAGCTACCAAGATACTGGCTACTTGAGACACTGCAAAAACTGGGTTAAGGAATTTTTAGGTGAATGCGGCAAGGAAGAAATTTTATTTATCCCTTACGCTGGAGTTAGGCGAACAAACGACGAATATGAACAAAAGGTGCAAGAGTGCTTAAATAGCAAAAATATCAAATCTATCCACCGCTATGAAGATAAAATTTCTGCTATCAAAAATGCTAAAAGTATCGCAGTTGGCGGCGGAAATACCTTCATGCTGCTTCACATGCTCTATAAGCTAAATTTGATTGAACCTATAAAAGAGGCGGTGGCAAATGGCGCAAAATACTTTGGCTGGTCGGCTGGCGCAAACATAGCTGGCAAGACGATGATGACTACAAATGATATGCCTATCATCATGCCAAAGTCATTTGATAGTCTAAATATCTTCCCATATCAGATCAACCCACACTTTATAAGTGGCAAGCTAGCTGGTCATAACGGCGAGAGTAGAGAGGAGAGATTGGAGGAATTTTTGATAGCTAATCCAAAAGAGACTATCTACGCTTTGCCTGAAGGCACAGCTTTGGTTATAAGGGGTAATGAAGTTGAGGTCATCGGACATAGCGACATCTTAAAGCTTGAGTACAAAAAAGAGATAGAAAAGATAGCAATTAAAACAAAATTTAAAATCTAA
- a CDS encoding tetratricopeptide repeat protein yields MSVDIFFIGHRDPIFSLIILFSIILMIAALSYAWGIFSSKDEKKRIEKFIRKFDSKDGISDEHRQMLQSPEIDAQSLCMLGQTFAKNGDFEKSISIYLIALGKARDKNEKEFILNELGEVYFKAGFLKKASEVFEKALELSPRNVIALRFLTMIDEKLKNYKEALYALNSLEELGVNVKDQKAYIKAISTLDDRNLSFNEKIEVLSRLSQNFELLKRMILVLFIRHNENLENLKDFAKFEDVPDLLYNLKTPINLSDDKYRSLFYAKGDINEPCEIYGFELNAIKKLKDAKFDAAGLSFNYICKSCKNSFPMHFYRCPVCHELGSVKILSHITEKPSEDSNTF; encoded by the coding sequence ATGAGCGTGGATATTTTTTTCATTGGGCATAGAGATCCGATATTTAGCCTTATTATTTTATTTAGTATCATTTTAATGATCGCTGCACTAAGCTATGCTTGGGGTATCTTTTCAAGCAAAGATGAGAAAAAACGCATTGAAAAATTTATAAGAAAATTTGACAGCAAAGATGGCATAAGCGACGAGCATAGGCAGATGCTGCAAAGTCCCGAGATAGACGCTCAAAGCCTTTGTATGTTAGGGCAAACTTTCGCCAAAAATGGCGACTTTGAAAAGTCCATTAGCATCTATCTGATCGCCCTTGGCAAAGCTAGAGATAAAAATGAGAAGGAATTTATCCTAAACGAGCTTGGAGAGGTTTATTTTAAGGCTGGCTTTTTAAAAAAGGCTAGTGAGGTTTTTGAAAAGGCACTCGAACTAAGTCCTAGAAATGTCATCGCACTTCGTTTCCTAACGATGATAGATGAGAAACTCAAAAACTACAAAGAGGCACTTTATGCACTAAATTCGCTTGAAGAGCTTGGAGTAAATGTAAAAGATCAAAAGGCCTATATAAAGGCTATCAGCACGCTTGATGATAGAAATTTAAGCTTTAATGAAAAGATAGAAGTTCTCTCTCGTCTTAGCCAAAATTTTGAGCTTTTAAAACGCATGATCTTGGTGCTTTTTATAAGACACAATGAAAATTTAGAAAATTTAAAAGATTTTGCCAAATTTGAAGACGTACCTGATCTACTTTACAACCTAAAAACGCCTATAAATTTGAGTGATGATAAGTATAGATCGCTCTTTTACGCAAAGGGTGATATAAATGAGCCTTGTGAAATTTACGGCTTTGAGTTAAATGCTATAAAGAAGTTAAAAGATGCCAAATTTGACGCAGCAGGACTTAGTTTTAACTACATTTGCAAAAGCTGTAAGAACTCATTTCCGATGCACTTTTACCGCTGTCCAGTCTGCCACGAGCTTGGAAGTGTAAAAATTTTATCCCACATCACAGAAAAACCAAGTGAAGACAGTAACACTTTTTAG
- a CDS encoding M20 family metallo-hydrolase, with product MINFKRFEANFNAISRFGALKGGGLTRLAFSKEDLEARNFLINLIEENGFKLKIDNVGNIFAVYDDGCDQGEKPVCVGSHIDSVPNGGFYDGTLGVMAGLEALTSIKEAGIKLKHPLWLINFCCEESSRFKTATIGSKIISGKLGLQRLHELKDEDGISLFEAMSKFGLDPQNLNDSILKEHSLHSYLELHIEQGPVLERSGISVGVVSGIAAPIRFEIIIHGKADHSGATPMNMRSDALLAASHIIIAANKFAKNKKTAVATVGYAHAKPGVLNVVPGEARLGVDLRDIDKTSLEELNLELRNFIKELSGELNFSYEIRELSSDEPVKLSEHAINLLIEEATKLGIKTLTLPSGAGHDAMNLTKLASSVGMLFIPCVGGISHNIAEAINFDDAFKATQILTNALIKLSNE from the coding sequence ATGATAAATTTTAAAAGATTTGAGGCGAATTTTAATGCTATAAGCAGATTTGGAGCATTAAAAGGTGGAGGGCTAACAAGGCTTGCATTTAGCAAAGAAGACTTGGAAGCTAGGAATTTTCTTATAAATTTAATAGAAGAAAATGGCTTTAAACTTAAAATTGACAATGTTGGCAATATCTTTGCCGTCTATGATGATGGCTGTGATCAAGGTGAGAAGCCAGTTTGTGTGGGCTCTCATATAGATAGCGTGCCAAATGGTGGCTTTTATGATGGTACGCTTGGCGTTATGGCTGGACTTGAAGCATTAACCTCTATAAAAGAAGCTGGCATTAAACTAAAGCACCCGCTTTGGTTAATTAACTTTTGCTGTGAAGAGTCAAGTAGGTTCAAGACAGCGACCATTGGTAGTAAGATAATAAGCGGCAAGCTTGGTCTACAAAGGCTTCATGAATTAAAAGACGAAGACGGCATTTCGCTATTTGAAGCGATGAGTAAATTTGGACTTGACCCACAAAATTTAAATGACTCTATTTTAAAAGAACACTCACTTCATTCTTATCTAGAACTTCACATTGAACAAGGCCCAGTGCTTGAGCGAAGTGGTATAAGCGTTGGTGTAGTAAGCGGTATCGCCGCTCCTATAAGATTTGAAATTATTATTCATGGTAAGGCAGATCACAGCGGTGCAACTCCAATGAATATGCGTAGTGACGCACTGCTAGCTGCTTCACACATCATAATTGCTGCCAATAAATTTGCAAAAAACAAAAAAACAGCTGTGGCTACTGTTGGTTACGCACATGCAAAGCCGGGCGTTTTAAATGTCGTGCCAGGCGAGGCAAGGCTTGGAGTTGATCTAAGAGATATTGATAAGACAAGCTTAGAAGAGCTAAATTTAGAGCTTAGAAATTTTATAAAAGAGCTAAGCGGTGAGCTAAATTTTAGCTACGAGATAAGAGAATTAAGTAGTGATGAGCCAGTAAAACTTAGTGAGCATGCTATAAATTTACTAATCGAAGAGGCTACTAAACTGGGCATAAAAACGCTTACTTTGCCAAGCGGAGCTGGACACGATGCGATGAATCTAACAAAACTTGCAAGTAGCGTTGGCATGCTTTTTATACCTTGCGTTGGTGGCATCAGTCACAATATAGCAGAAGCTATAAATTTTGATGATGCTTTCAAAGCTACACAAATTTTAACAAATGCACTAATTAAACTATCAAATGAATAA
- the rnhA gene encoding ribonuclease HI gives MKTVTLFSDGSCLGNPGAGGWAYILRFNEAQKKESGGEAFTTNNQMELKAAIMGLKALKEPCEVRLFTDSSYVVNSINEWLVNWQKRNFKNVKNVELWQEYLKISKPHKVIASWVKGHAGHPENEECDQMARDEAQKIKDENER, from the coding sequence GTGAAGACAGTAACACTTTTTAGCGACGGTTCATGCCTTGGAAACCCTGGAGCTGGTGGGTGGGCTTATATTTTGAGATTTAATGAAGCACAGAAAAAAGAGAGTGGCGGCGAGGCATTTACTACAAATAATCAAATGGAGCTAAAAGCTGCGATAATGGGGTTAAAAGCGCTAAAAGAGCCTTGTGAAGTGAGACTATTTACCGATAGCTCGTACGTAGTAAATAGCATAAATGAGTGGCTTGTAAACTGGCAAAAGAGAAATTTTAAAAATGTAAAAAATGTAGAGCTTTGGCAAGAGTATTTGAAAATTTCAAAGCCCCATAAAGTCATAGCAAGCTGGGTCAAAGGGCATGCAGGACACCCTGAAAACGAAGAGTGCGACCAGATGGCAAGAGACGAGGCACAAAAGATAAAAGATGAGAACGAAAGATGA
- the rnc gene encoding ribonuclease III, whose product MKNLEEFEESLGYKFKKTELLEEALTHKSTKQALNNERLEFLGDAVMDLLVAEYLFKKFSKIAEGDMSKLRAALVNEKSFANMARHLKMGEFLRLSLAEENNGGREKDSILSDAFEAVMGAIYLEAGLLKVREISINLLELCYPQIDFAHLEKDYKTALQEVTQAHLGIIPSYELISTSGPDHKKEFEIALLLNGEEISRAIGSSKKQAQQLAAKIALEKIKK is encoded by the coding sequence ATGAAAAATTTAGAAGAATTTGAAGAGAGTCTTGGATATAAATTTAAAAAAACAGAGCTTTTAGAAGAGGCACTGACTCACAAGAGCACTAAGCAGGCGTTAAACAACGAAAGGCTTGAGTTTTTAGGCGATGCAGTGATGGATCTGCTAGTGGCTGAGTATCTTTTTAAAAAATTTAGCAAGATCGCAGAGGGCGACATGAGCAAGCTAAGAGCTGCACTTGTCAATGAAAAAAGTTTTGCAAATATGGCAAGGCATCTAAAGATGGGTGAATTTTTAAGACTGAGCTTGGCTGAAGAAAACAATGGTGGACGCGAGAAAGATAGCATTTTAAGTGATGCTTTTGAGGCTGTGATGGGGGCTATTTATCTCGAAGCTGGTCTTCTTAAGGTAAGAGAAATTTCTATCAACTTACTTGAGCTTTGCTATCCACAAATCGATTTTGCTCACCTTGAAAAAGACTACAAAACAGCGCTGCAAGAGGTCACTCAAGCACATCTTGGCATCATACCATCTTACGAACTAATCAGCACATCTGGTCCTGATCATAAGAAAGAATTTGAGATTGCACTACTGCTAAATGGCGAGGAAATTTCAAGAGCTATTGGCAGCTCCAAAAAGCAAGCCCAACAGCTAGCCGCAAAAATCGCACTAGAAAAAATCAAAAAATAG
- a CDS encoding argininosuccinate synthase domain-containing protein, translating to MKALALFSGGLDSMLSIKIISDQNIEVVALYMDTGFGADEKKHEILRKRAAMAGASLKVVDLRNEYLRDVLFNPKYGYGKQFNPCIDCHGYMFKTALNMLKSENANFIITGEVVGQRPMSQRRDALFQVKRLADDEDDLVLRPMCAKLLPPTKPEREGWVDREKLLDISGRDRKPQLALAKEFGFEDFATPGGGCLLTIESFAVKIKDYLNFDKEMRDIDVTWLKLGRHLRLPDGAKMIIGRDESDNNALLAHPNDKFEQVKFKESDDIVGAVSFISKNASKADKELAARLALAYTKASKENEFEVSIAGEKFSITPEDKSLAQNYFVK from the coding sequence ATGAAGGCTTTGGCTTTATTTAGCGGAGGGCTTGACAGCATGCTCTCGATCAAAATTATAAGCGATCAAAACATCGAAGTAGTCGCACTTTATATGGATACTGGATTTGGTGCGGATGAGAAAAAGCACGAGATATTAAGAAAGCGCGCGGCTATGGCTGGGGCAAGCTTAAAGGTCGTTGATCTACGAAATGAATATCTTCGTGATGTGCTTTTTAACCCAAAATACGGCTACGGCAAGCAGTTTAACCCATGTATTGACTGCCATGGATATATGTTTAAAACAGCTCTTAATATGCTAAAAAGCGAAAATGCAAATTTTATAATCACAGGTGAAGTAGTGGGACAAAGGCCTATGAGCCAGCGCAGAGATGCACTTTTTCAGGTTAAACGACTAGCTGATGATGAGGACGATCTAGTGCTTCGTCCGATGTGCGCTAAGCTCTTGCCACCAACTAAGCCAGAGCGCGAGGGTTGGGTCGATAGAGAGAAGCTGCTCGATATAAGCGGGCGCGATAGAAAGCCGCAGCTTGCTTTGGCAAAGGAATTTGGCTTTGAGGACTTTGCAACGCCTGGAGGTGGGTGCTTGCTAACGATCGAGAGCTTTGCTGTGAAGATAAAGGATTATCTAAATTTTGATAAAGAGATGCGAGATATCGATGTAACGTGGCTAAAGCTTGGTAGGCATCTGCGCCTGCCAGATGGTGCTAAAATGATAATAGGGCGTGATGAGAGCGATAATAACGCACTTTTAGCACATCCAAACGATAAATTTGAACAAGTAAAATTTAAAGAGAGCGATGACATCGTAGGAGCCGTTAGCTTCATAAGTAAAAATGCTAGTAAAGCCGACAAAGAGCTGGCCGCAAGGCTCGCATTAGCTTATACAAAAGCAAGTAAAGAGAATGAATTTGAAGTTAGCATCGCTGGAGAGAAATTTAGTATCACACCTGAGGATAAATCTCTAGCTCAAAATTATTTTGTAAAATAG